The Ahaetulla prasina isolate Xishuangbanna chromosome 4, ASM2864084v1, whole genome shotgun sequence genome has a window encoding:
- the LOC131198715 gene encoding uncharacterized protein LOC131198715, which produces MAALVTGLARLFQPTMMLPGGKSDGLGLAPWYLLLGLRLVALLLANDPWSSAKADLVCNWTKATMEEHLQPFCQALCFNQHFSSPTSSAWGLGFLLGLFPVGLMGLIRVVSKHQKKAAREADPDGVNYAMVAAEPHPSLKEATLERNIAPSDAKSSSPSTWHLAAFACLVILLLVMELVFLWVVIALQIPLVSEMTFRCLLGGQACPPILECAMLGQVDKQVALWGLIFTALVNVVVCLSCLLLRLVKISRCRQ; this is translated from the coding sequence ATGGCGGCTTTGGTTACTGGTCTGGCCCGACTCTTTCAGCCAACTATGATGCTCCCTGGAGGAAAATCTGATGGTCTTGGCCTGGCCCCATGGTACCTCCTCCTGGGCCTACGCTTGGTGGCCCTCCTCCTAGCCAATGACCCCTGGTCCTCTGCAAAGGCAGACCTGGTCTGTAACTGGACGAAGGCAACAATGGAGGAACATCTTCAGCCTTTTTGTCAAGCCCTCTGCTTCAACCAGCACTTCTCTTCTCCCACCTCTTCAGCCtggggccttggttttctgcttggCCTGTTCCCCGTGGGGCTTATGGGGCTCATAAGGGTTGTATCCAAGCACCAGAAAAAAGCTGCAAGGGAAGCAGACCCTGATGGTGTCAATTATGCCATGGTGGCTGCAGAACCGCACCCATCTCTCAAAGAAGCCACCTTAGAAAGAAACATAGCTCCATCCGATGCCAAGTCTTCTTCTCCATCTACCTGGCACTTAGCAGCCTTTGCTTGTCTGGTGATTCTTCTCCTGGTAATGGAGCTGGTTTTCCTCTGGGTTGTAATTGCTCTTCAGATTCCGTTGGTGTCTGAAATGACCTTCCGGTGCCTTCTGGGGGGACAGGCCTGTCCCCCAATTCTTGAGTGTGCCATGCTGGGCCAAGTAGACAAGCAGGTGGCCTTGTGGGGATTGATCTTCACAGCCCTTGTCAACGTGGTTGTTTGTCTGTCCTGCCTCCTCTTAAGACTTGTGAAGATTTCCCGGTGCCGCCAGTGA